In one Lolium rigidum isolate FL_2022 chromosome 3, APGP_CSIRO_Lrig_0.1, whole genome shotgun sequence genomic region, the following are encoded:
- the LOC124697674 gene encoding uncharacterized protein LOC124697674 yields the protein MPTGCVLPARASGVLWLAVEISMVVAAWCRRLLERSSMAHPLNKLVVKPLDSVLEASGYAGMVETTVLSLFFNHRGDGGGEQTEVALQHTTWQGYMAATSGGVLQLQRIDAVVIHGQRNHSALRCCSCRSFMNLLAGVLFWRPFSYSVMALIVKSSPSGLVPGGGADGQDVECIFFFGGKGLDCFCKSFRRVLLVNSEDHAIILLSSKALDVTCNPTF from the exons ATGCCGACCGGATGCGTGCTGCCGGCGCGGGCGAGCGGCGTTTTGTGGTTAGCAGTGGAGATctcgatggtggtggcggcgtggtGCCGGCGGCTGCTGGAAAGATCCTCCATGGCGCATCCCTTGAATAAGCTCGTGGTCAAGCCTCTTGATTCAGTTCTAGAGGCTAGTGGCTATGCAGGTATGGTGGAGACTACGGTTCTTTCACTCTTCTTCAACCaccgaggagatggaggaggggaGCAAACGGAAGTAGCTCTGCAACATACGACATGGCAGGGATATATGGCTGCTACATCTGGCGGAGTTCTTCAACTGCAGCGAATAGACGCTGTGGTTATCCATGGTCAACGGAACCACTCCGCACTACGGTGCTGTTCGTGCCGCAGCTTCATGAACCTCCTGGCCGGCGTGCTATTCTGGAGGCCCTTCAGCTACTCCGTCATGGCGCTCATCGTCAAGTCATCGCCAAGTG gtctcgtccccggcggcggcgctgacGGCCAGGACGTCGAGTGCATCTTCTTCTTCGGTGGGAAGGGACTCGATTGCTTTTGCAAATCTTTTCGTAGGGTCCTGCTTGTAAATTCTGAGGACCACGCTATTATTTTACTTTCTTCTAAGGCCCTTGATGTAACATGTAATCCCACCTTTTAA
- the LOC124704530 gene encoding disease resistance protein RGA5-like isoform X1, with protein sequence MEEDPACCVLAGGAMSKLATKLDGLLIRSPGCRRLPWEVKNLLIPRIKQNVESMMAIIQEDGDGNPSREMIRCLTKEVRELSYDIHDCIDEHTAGPARDHATRLLWRMERHVRLAKANNKRRRFMVLARRRNSSKPVTSWLSERLKGRLWLLDKMRELSARSEEALRRYNSFNRPLKKQKNDDSDGSISSTATRSVESFGSWSPPLNDHVLHRCVGIHDLASNTLETWLKGGDSLKLKVVSMVGCGGVGKTMLANELYRRIGEQFQYRAFVGTSEKPDVRRLLISILSQIRPQQPPGNWKVHNLIGDIRTHLQDKRYLIVIDDIWARSTWDIVNLAFPDDNHCSRILITSELEDVALKCCGYEPQNVYKMNPLGEDDSRKLFYSIVGCSQELGDVSSSIIRKCGGLPLAIVTIASLLASRIGKTEQREYVEYVNKSLGYGLMTNPTLEGLKQVVSLSYRNLPQHLKACMLYICIFPEGYIICTDDLVKQWIAEGFICATQEKDEEEISRSYFDQLISIRLIHPIHIDGNGKVLSCTMHHMMRKHIMHESIVENFIAAIDHSQAATRFAHKVRRLSLHFGNAEDATLSTNMRLSQVRTFAFFGAFKCMPAVIKFRLLQVLILHFWGEEESIKFDLSSISEIFRLRYMQVTCNVTLEIQEVQMLRRLQYLETLKIDAARGSRMLSGIVHLPRLLHLRLPADTNLLSGVGHMTSLRTLGHFDLSTNSIDNVRDLGELTNVQDLQLTCRPVDSSCYLVKQMECLSSVLGKLSNLKSLTLNSSRVVELGRRPSSMSICCDVLSSISSPPALLQRLEWLPRVCTFSSLPEWIGHLGKLCVLKIGVRELVRNNVDLLKGLPALIDLSLYVRTKPAEINVFTKGGFLVLKYFRFRCSVPCLKFEADVMPNLQKLKLGFDADESIQYGPICAGLDHLSSLKEISAKIGGEFEADIMPNLQKIELGFVAQGAIQYGLIPAGLHHLSGLKEISAEIGGASANEPVRRIVESALSDAIRMHPGRPIVNIQCVDQIFGEKDDQDNRLQEKNHMTPQIKAEPVEEDLKNRVTIQKGSGKDAASREISKGLPETGGSSGVVKLLFVDADRPEHPLFTGCPVKWQNGENAKVAIFQNEKQIMGGDLSKLQIEILPVHADFFTGRGPEDFTKEDFNKQIYMPKGKESVLTTVNLKNGEACLGPFFFTESSNRKNLRLAARVKRQDHADRVQEAITDPFVVKDRRNELHEKSHHPSKGDPVYRLKQISRNGKYCTALAEKNITTVKHLIRQYHVDKSGLQKLTGMKKRNWSTMIEHATTCAPGDEIFSYRVAEENCELLFNDFYDLVGVVINGLYVPITELDQFLKVYISYCSTSISIPFQKKLPSQLSS encoded by the exons atggaggaggatccGGCCTGCTGCGTTTTGGCCGGGGGCGCCATGTCCAAACTTGCCACAAAGCTCGATGGGCTCCTGATTAGGAGTCCAGGGTGTCGACGGCTTCCTTGGGAAGTAAAGAACTTGCTGATACCTCGCATCAAGCAAAATGTGGAAAGCATGATGGCAATCATCCAAGAGGACGGCGACGGCAACCCATCAAGAGAAATGATCAGATGCTTGACTAAGGAGGTGCGTGAGCTGTCGTACGACATCCACGACTGCATCGACGAGCACACCGCCGGTCCAGCcagagatcatgccactcggcttCTCTGGAGGATGGAGCGGCACGTACGCCTGGCCAAGGCCAACAACAAGAGACGACGATTCATGGTACTAGCTCGTCGCCGTAACAGCAGCAAGCCAGTAACTTCATGGCTCTCTGAGAGGCTCAAGGGCCGCCTATGGTTGCTCGACAAGATGCGAGAACTCAGCGCACGCTCTGAAGAGGCGCTGCGTCGGTACAACTCGTTTAACCGCCCTCTCAAGAAACAGAAAAATGACGACAGCGACGGTAGCATCAGCTCTACTGCTACTAGATCTGTTGAGTCCTTCGGCTCTTGGAGTCCCCCTCTAAACGACCACGTCCTCCACCGGTGTGTTGGTATCCATGATCTCGCCAGCAACACGCTTGAAACGTGGCTCAAGGGTGGAGATAGCCTGAAGCTCAAGGTGGTATCCATGGTTGGGTGTGGAGGGGTTGGTAAGACCATGCTTGCTAACGAGCTGTACCGTCGAATTGGAGAGCAGTTTCAGTACCGGGCATTTGTGGGGACCTCCGAGAAGCCTGATGTCAGGAGGCTTCTCATCAGCATTCTTTCTCAAATTCGGCCGCAACAGCCCCCCGGTAATTGGAAGGTGCACAATCTAATTGGCGATATCAGGACACATCTGCAAGATAAGAG GTACTTGATTGTGATTGATGATATATGGGCCAGATCAACGTGGGATATTGTTAACCTTGCTTTTCCGGATGACAATCATTGCAGTAGAATACTGATAACGTCAGAACTTGAAGACGTTGCTCTGAAATGCTGTGGTTATGAACCTCAGAATGTTTACAAGATGAACCCCCTTGGTGAGGATGACTCAAGAAAATTATTTTACAGTATAGTTGGTTGCTCCCAAGAACTCGGTGATGTTTCAAGCAGTATCATTAGAAAATGCGGTGGTCTTCCTCTAGCAATTGTTACTATTGCCAGCCTCTTAGCAAGTCGGATAGGCAAAACAGAGCAGAGGGAGTATGTGGAGTATGTTAATAAATCCTTGGGTTATGGCTTGATGACAAATCCTACTTTGGAAGGGCTGAAACAAGTGGTCAGCCTTAGTTACAGAAATCTTCCTCAGCATTTGAAGGCATGCATGCTTTATATCTGCATTTTCCCAGAGGGCTACATAATTTGTACGGATGATTTGGTAAAGCAATGGATAGCTGAAGGTTTTATCTGTGCAACTCAAGAAAAAGATGAAGAAGAAATCTCAAGGAGCTACTTTGATCAGCTTATCAGTATCAGATTGATCCATCCTATTCATATAGATGGTAATGGTAAAGTTTTGTCCTGCACCATGCACCACATGATGCGTAAACATATTATGCACGAGTCCATTGTAGAGAATTTCATCGCTGCAATAGATCATTCTCAGGCAGCTACAAGATTCGCTCACAAGGTTCGTCGACTGTCTCTTCACTTCGGTAATGCAGAAGATGCGACTCTATCCACAAATATGAGATTATCACAGGTTCGAACATTTGCATTTTTTGGGGCCTTCAAGTGTATGCCTGCTGTTATCAAGTTCCGGCTTCTTCAGGTTCTTATCCTACACTTTTGGGGTGAGGAAGAGAGCATCAAGTTTGATCTCAGTAGCATTTCGGAGATTTTTCGTCTGAGATATATGCAGGTCACATGCAATGTCACCTTAGAGATACAAGAAGTGCAGATGCTACGACGTCTGCAATATTTGGAGACACTGAAAATAGATGCAGCAAGAGGAAGTAGAATGCTATCAGGCATCGTTCATTTACCACGCCTGTTGCACCTCAGGCTTCCTGCTGACACAAATCTTCTCAGCGGTGTTGGCCACATGACATCTCTACGTACACTAGGACATTTTGATCTCAGCACTAACTCAATAGATAATGTACGGGACCTTGGTGAGCTAACCAATGTCCAAGATCTTCAGCTTACCTGTAGACCAGTGGACTCTTCTTGCTATCTGGTGAAACAAATGGAATGTCTGAGCTCAGTTCTGGGGAAACTCAGCAATCTGAAGAGTCTAACTCTGAATAGTTCAAGAGTAGTGGAACTTGGTCGTCGACCTTCGAGCATGAGCATTTGCTGTGATGTGCTGAGCAGCATATCCTCTCCTCCAGCACTTCTTCAGAGACTTGAGTGGTTACCGCGTGTCTGTACCTTCTCCAGCCTCCCGGAGTGGATTGGACATCTGGGCAAGCTCTGCGTTTTAAAAATTGGGGTCAGGGAACTAGTGAGAAATAACGTTGATCTTCTCAAAGGATTGCCTGCGCTCATTGATCTGTCTTTGTATGTCCGCACAAAGCCTGCGGAAATAAATGTCTTCACCAAGGGAGGGTTCCTGGTTCTCAAGTACTTCAGATTCAGGTGCAGTGTACCTTGTCTGAAGTTTGAGGCTGACGTAATGCCTAATCTCCAGAAACTCAAGCTAGGTTTTGATGCAGATGAATCAATTCAGTACGGTCCTATATGTGCTGGCCTCGATCACTTGTCAAGTCTTAAGGAGATCTCTGCGAAAATTGGGGGGGAGTTTGAGGCGGACATAATGCCCAATCTTCAGAAAATCGAGCTAGGTTTTGTTGCACAAGGAGCAATCCAATACGGTCTTATACCTGCTGGCCTCCATCACTTGTCAGGTCTTAAGGAGATCTCTGCAGAAATTGGGGGTGCCAGTGCCAATGAACCAGTTCGAAGGATAGTCGAGTCAGCATTGAGCGACGCAATTAGGATGCATCCAGGACGTCCTATAGTCAACATACAGTGTGTAGATCAGATATTTGGTGAGAAAGATGATCAGGACAACAGGTTACAAGAGAAAAACCACATGACTCCGCAAATAAAGGCTGAGCCTGTTGAGGAAGACCTAAAAAATCGTGTAACCATTCAGAAGGGCTCCGGGAAAGATGCTGCCTCCAG GGAGATATCGAAAGGTCTTCCTGAAACTGGAGGCAGCTCTGGAGTAGTAAAGCTACTGTTTGTTGATGCTGACAGACCAGAACATCCACTTTTCACTGGTTGTCCGGTGAAATGGCAGAATGGAGAAAATGCTAAGGTAGCAATAttccaaaatgagaagcaaatcaTGGGCGGCGATCTTTCTAAATTGCAAATTGAGATTTTACCAGTTCATGCTGATTTCTTTACTGGGCGAGGACCAGAGGACTTCACCAAAGAGGATTTCAACAAACAGATATACATGCCTAAAGGGAAAGAATCAGTCTTGACAACTGTTAATCTGAAAAATGGCGAGGCCTGTCTTGGTCCCTTCTTCTTCACGGAGAGCTCCAACAGGAAGAATTTAAGATTGGCGGCAAGAGTGAAAAGGCAGGATCATGCCGACCGAGTTCAAGAAGCAATCACTGATCCTTTTGTCGTCAAAGACCGCCGAAATGAAT TACATGAAAAGAGTCATCATCCATCTAAGGGAGATCCGGTATATCGGTTGAAACAAATTTCCCGTAATGGCAAATATTGCACTGCCCTTGCGGAAAAAAATATCACTACGGTGAAGCACTTGATACGTCAGTATCATGTAGACAAATCTGGTCTCCAAAAG CTTACAGGCATGAAGAAACGTAATTGGAGTACCATGATTGAACATGCCACCACGTGTGCTCCGGGGGATGAGATCTTTTCTTATAGAGTTGCAGAGGAAAATTGTGAACTCTTATTCAACGATTTCTATGATCTTGTCGGTGTGGTGATCAATGGATTGTATGTTCCTATCACAGAACTTGATCAATTTCTGAAGGTATACATTTCATACTGTTCCACTTCCATCTCaattccgtttcaaaaaaaacttCCATCTCAATTAAGCAGTTGA
- the LOC124704530 gene encoding disease resistance protein RGA5-like isoform X2: MEEDPACCVLAGGAMSKLATKLDGLLIRSPGCRRLPWEVKNLLIPRIKQNVESMMAIIQEDGDGNPSREMIRCLTKEVRELSYDIHDCIDEHTAGPARDHATRLLWRMERHVRLAKANNKRRRFMVLARRRNSSKPVTSWLSERLKGRLWLLDKMRELSARSEEALRRYNSFNRPLKKQKNDDSDGSISSTATRSVESFGSWSPPLNDHVLHRCVGIHDLASNTLETWLKGGDSLKLKVVSMVGCGGVGKTMLANELYRRIGEQFQYRAFVGTSEKPDVRRLLISILSQIRPQQPPGNWKVHNLIGDIRTHLQDKRYLIVIDDIWARSTWDIVNLAFPDDNHCSRILITSELEDVALKCCGYEPQNVYKMNPLGEDDSRKLFYSIVGCSQELGDVSSSIIRKCGGLPLAIVTIASLLASRIGKTEQREYVEYVNKSLGYGLMTNPTLEGLKQVVSLSYRNLPQHLKACMLYICIFPEGYIICTDDLVKQWIAEGFICATQEKDEEEISRSYFDQLISIRLIHPIHIDGNGKVLSCTMHHMMRKHIMHESIVENFIAAIDHSQAATRFAHKVRRLSLHFGNAEDATLSTNMRLSQVRTFAFFGAFKCMPAVIKFRLLQVLILHFWGEEESIKFDLSSISEIFRLRYMQVTCNVTLEIQEVQMLRRLQYLETLKIDAARGSRMLSGIVHLPRLLHLRLPADTNLLSGVGHMTSLRTLGHFDLSTNSIDNVRDLGELTNVQDLQLTCRPVDSSCYLVKQMECLSSVLGKLSNLKSLTLNSSRVVELGRRPSSMSICCDVLSSISSPPALLQRLEWLPRVCTFSSLPEWIGHLGKLCVLKIGVRELVRNNVDLLKGLPALIDLSLYVRTKPAEINVFTKGGFLVLKYFRFRCSVPCLKFEADVMPNLQKLKLGFDADESIQYGPICAGLDHLSSLKEISAKIGGEFEADIMPNLQKIELGFVAQGAIQYGLIPAGLHHLSGLKEISAEIGGASANEPVRRIVESALSDAIRMHPGRPIVNIQCVDQIFGEKDDQDNRLQEKNHMTPQIKAEPVEEDLKNRVTIQKGSGKDAASREISKGLPETGGSSGVVKLLFVDADRPEHPLFTGCPVKWQNGENAKVAIFQNEKQIMGGDLSKLQIEILPVHADFFTGRGPEDFTKEDFNKQIYMPKGKESVLTTVNLKNGEACLGPFFFTESSNRKNLRLAARVKRQDHADRVQEAITDPFVVKDRRNELHEKSHHPSKGDPVYRLKQISRNGKYCTALAEKNITTVKHLIRQYHVDKSGLQKA; this comes from the exons atggaggaggatccGGCCTGCTGCGTTTTGGCCGGGGGCGCCATGTCCAAACTTGCCACAAAGCTCGATGGGCTCCTGATTAGGAGTCCAGGGTGTCGACGGCTTCCTTGGGAAGTAAAGAACTTGCTGATACCTCGCATCAAGCAAAATGTGGAAAGCATGATGGCAATCATCCAAGAGGACGGCGACGGCAACCCATCAAGAGAAATGATCAGATGCTTGACTAAGGAGGTGCGTGAGCTGTCGTACGACATCCACGACTGCATCGACGAGCACACCGCCGGTCCAGCcagagatcatgccactcggcttCTCTGGAGGATGGAGCGGCACGTACGCCTGGCCAAGGCCAACAACAAGAGACGACGATTCATGGTACTAGCTCGTCGCCGTAACAGCAGCAAGCCAGTAACTTCATGGCTCTCTGAGAGGCTCAAGGGCCGCCTATGGTTGCTCGACAAGATGCGAGAACTCAGCGCACGCTCTGAAGAGGCGCTGCGTCGGTACAACTCGTTTAACCGCCCTCTCAAGAAACAGAAAAATGACGACAGCGACGGTAGCATCAGCTCTACTGCTACTAGATCTGTTGAGTCCTTCGGCTCTTGGAGTCCCCCTCTAAACGACCACGTCCTCCACCGGTGTGTTGGTATCCATGATCTCGCCAGCAACACGCTTGAAACGTGGCTCAAGGGTGGAGATAGCCTGAAGCTCAAGGTGGTATCCATGGTTGGGTGTGGAGGGGTTGGTAAGACCATGCTTGCTAACGAGCTGTACCGTCGAATTGGAGAGCAGTTTCAGTACCGGGCATTTGTGGGGACCTCCGAGAAGCCTGATGTCAGGAGGCTTCTCATCAGCATTCTTTCTCAAATTCGGCCGCAACAGCCCCCCGGTAATTGGAAGGTGCACAATCTAATTGGCGATATCAGGACACATCTGCAAGATAAGAG GTACTTGATTGTGATTGATGATATATGGGCCAGATCAACGTGGGATATTGTTAACCTTGCTTTTCCGGATGACAATCATTGCAGTAGAATACTGATAACGTCAGAACTTGAAGACGTTGCTCTGAAATGCTGTGGTTATGAACCTCAGAATGTTTACAAGATGAACCCCCTTGGTGAGGATGACTCAAGAAAATTATTTTACAGTATAGTTGGTTGCTCCCAAGAACTCGGTGATGTTTCAAGCAGTATCATTAGAAAATGCGGTGGTCTTCCTCTAGCAATTGTTACTATTGCCAGCCTCTTAGCAAGTCGGATAGGCAAAACAGAGCAGAGGGAGTATGTGGAGTATGTTAATAAATCCTTGGGTTATGGCTTGATGACAAATCCTACTTTGGAAGGGCTGAAACAAGTGGTCAGCCTTAGTTACAGAAATCTTCCTCAGCATTTGAAGGCATGCATGCTTTATATCTGCATTTTCCCAGAGGGCTACATAATTTGTACGGATGATTTGGTAAAGCAATGGATAGCTGAAGGTTTTATCTGTGCAACTCAAGAAAAAGATGAAGAAGAAATCTCAAGGAGCTACTTTGATCAGCTTATCAGTATCAGATTGATCCATCCTATTCATATAGATGGTAATGGTAAAGTTTTGTCCTGCACCATGCACCACATGATGCGTAAACATATTATGCACGAGTCCATTGTAGAGAATTTCATCGCTGCAATAGATCATTCTCAGGCAGCTACAAGATTCGCTCACAAGGTTCGTCGACTGTCTCTTCACTTCGGTAATGCAGAAGATGCGACTCTATCCACAAATATGAGATTATCACAGGTTCGAACATTTGCATTTTTTGGGGCCTTCAAGTGTATGCCTGCTGTTATCAAGTTCCGGCTTCTTCAGGTTCTTATCCTACACTTTTGGGGTGAGGAAGAGAGCATCAAGTTTGATCTCAGTAGCATTTCGGAGATTTTTCGTCTGAGATATATGCAGGTCACATGCAATGTCACCTTAGAGATACAAGAAGTGCAGATGCTACGACGTCTGCAATATTTGGAGACACTGAAAATAGATGCAGCAAGAGGAAGTAGAATGCTATCAGGCATCGTTCATTTACCACGCCTGTTGCACCTCAGGCTTCCTGCTGACACAAATCTTCTCAGCGGTGTTGGCCACATGACATCTCTACGTACACTAGGACATTTTGATCTCAGCACTAACTCAATAGATAATGTACGGGACCTTGGTGAGCTAACCAATGTCCAAGATCTTCAGCTTACCTGTAGACCAGTGGACTCTTCTTGCTATCTGGTGAAACAAATGGAATGTCTGAGCTCAGTTCTGGGGAAACTCAGCAATCTGAAGAGTCTAACTCTGAATAGTTCAAGAGTAGTGGAACTTGGTCGTCGACCTTCGAGCATGAGCATTTGCTGTGATGTGCTGAGCAGCATATCCTCTCCTCCAGCACTTCTTCAGAGACTTGAGTGGTTACCGCGTGTCTGTACCTTCTCCAGCCTCCCGGAGTGGATTGGACATCTGGGCAAGCTCTGCGTTTTAAAAATTGGGGTCAGGGAACTAGTGAGAAATAACGTTGATCTTCTCAAAGGATTGCCTGCGCTCATTGATCTGTCTTTGTATGTCCGCACAAAGCCTGCGGAAATAAATGTCTTCACCAAGGGAGGGTTCCTGGTTCTCAAGTACTTCAGATTCAGGTGCAGTGTACCTTGTCTGAAGTTTGAGGCTGACGTAATGCCTAATCTCCAGAAACTCAAGCTAGGTTTTGATGCAGATGAATCAATTCAGTACGGTCCTATATGTGCTGGCCTCGATCACTTGTCAAGTCTTAAGGAGATCTCTGCGAAAATTGGGGGGGAGTTTGAGGCGGACATAATGCCCAATCTTCAGAAAATCGAGCTAGGTTTTGTTGCACAAGGAGCAATCCAATACGGTCTTATACCTGCTGGCCTCCATCACTTGTCAGGTCTTAAGGAGATCTCTGCAGAAATTGGGGGTGCCAGTGCCAATGAACCAGTTCGAAGGATAGTCGAGTCAGCATTGAGCGACGCAATTAGGATGCATCCAGGACGTCCTATAGTCAACATACAGTGTGTAGATCAGATATTTGGTGAGAAAGATGATCAGGACAACAGGTTACAAGAGAAAAACCACATGACTCCGCAAATAAAGGCTGAGCCTGTTGAGGAAGACCTAAAAAATCGTGTAACCATTCAGAAGGGCTCCGGGAAAGATGCTGCCTCCAG GGAGATATCGAAAGGTCTTCCTGAAACTGGAGGCAGCTCTGGAGTAGTAAAGCTACTGTTTGTTGATGCTGACAGACCAGAACATCCACTTTTCACTGGTTGTCCGGTGAAATGGCAGAATGGAGAAAATGCTAAGGTAGCAATAttccaaaatgagaagcaaatcaTGGGCGGCGATCTTTCTAAATTGCAAATTGAGATTTTACCAGTTCATGCTGATTTCTTTACTGGGCGAGGACCAGAGGACTTCACCAAAGAGGATTTCAACAAACAGATATACATGCCTAAAGGGAAAGAATCAGTCTTGACAACTGTTAATCTGAAAAATGGCGAGGCCTGTCTTGGTCCCTTCTTCTTCACGGAGAGCTCCAACAGGAAGAATTTAAGATTGGCGGCAAGAGTGAAAAGGCAGGATCATGCCGACCGAGTTCAAGAAGCAATCACTGATCCTTTTGTCGTCAAAGACCGCCGAAATGAAT TACATGAAAAGAGTCATCATCCATCTAAGGGAGATCCGGTATATCGGTTGAAACAAATTTCCCGTAATGGCAAATATTGCACTGCCCTTGCGGAAAAAAATATCACTACGGTGAAGCACTTGATACGTCAGTATCATGTAGACAAATCTGGTCTCCAAAAG GCATGA